In one Salvelinus fontinalis isolate EN_2023a chromosome 16, ASM2944872v1, whole genome shotgun sequence genomic region, the following are encoded:
- the pth2 gene encoding LOW QUALITY PROTEIN: tuberoinfundibular peptide of 39 residues (The sequence of the model RefSeq protein was modified relative to this genomic sequence to represent the inferred CDS: inserted 2 bases in 2 codons; substituted 1 base at 1 genomic stop codon) gives MAGLAPPAASRPALLLLTLMAITLVSSSYPQPRLQPIHRGTSPGDPGDKREDWEVLCPSILLXTPSMQMMSAPDFGAAKSKAELLGSQWXGQSQMDKDMAKGWLGDWALQGSNNEEKRNIVVADDAAFREKSKLLTAIXRQKWLNSYMQKRLVVNSQ, from the exons ATGGCTGGCTTGGCTCCTCCCGCTGCCTCACGCCCCGCCCTCCTGCTGCTGACCCTAATGGCCATAACTCTGGTGTCCTCCAGCTACCCTCAGCCACGCCTCCAACCCATACACAG AGGCACCTCTCCAGGCGATCCAGGAGACAAGAGGGAGGATTGGGAGgttctctgtccctccatcttgC TCACTCCGAGCATGCAGATGATGTCAGCCCCAGACTTTGGTGCGGCCAAGAGCAAGGCGGAGCTCCTGGGCTCTCAAT TGGGCCAGTCGCAGATGGACAAGGACATGGCCAAGGGCTGGCTGGGTGACTGGGCTCTGCAGGGATCTAACAATGAGGAGAAGAGGAACATCGTGGTGGCAGATGATGCAGCGTTCAGGGAGAAGAGTAAGCTGCTAACTGCCATTTAGAGACAGAAGTGGCTTAACTCCTATATGCAGAAACGGTTGGTTGTCAACTCCCAGTAG